A window of Eriocheir sinensis breed Jianghai 21 chromosome 63, ASM2467909v1, whole genome shotgun sequence contains these coding sequences:
- the LOC126987012 gene encoding gamma-secretase subunit Aph-1-like isoform X1, with amino-acid sequence MTVAQFFGCGLIAFGPPLAMFALTIAKDPIRTIMLVASAFFWLLALLFSSILYTAVVQLQDKLAFGLVFSVLFQELFRFLWFLLIQKAEGGLKKVSDGNVQIVENKNILAYVSGLGFGIISGAFSLVNVLADMTGPGTIGLYGDPHNFFVASAVISLAFILLHVFWGILFFNALHRRAYLQLAYVILCHLLASCITLLNPWYSVTIPTVWILTVLSGLLAFIVAGGSHRTIRAALRRSTATTASTRVLQVSVNEGAENSSNAALLSAVCS; translated from the exons ATGACGGTGGCACAGTTCTTCGGCTGCGGCCTCATCGCCTTCGGGCCGCCCCTCGCCATGTTCGCCCTGACCATCGCCAAAGACCCCATCAGGACCATTATGCTTGTGGCCAG tgcATTCTTCTGGCTGCTGGCGCTGCTGTTCTCCTCCATCCTGTACACGGCCGTCGTGCAGCTGCAGGACAAACTCGCCTTTGGACTGGTCTTCTCAGTCCTGTTCCAGGAGCTGTTCAG GTTCCTCTGGTTCTTGCTCAtccagaaggctgagggtggactgAAGAAGGTCAGCGATGGGAACGTTCAGATTGTGGAGAACAAGAACATTCTAGCATACG TGTCTGGCCTGGGGTTCGGCATCATCTCTGGCGCCTTCTCCCTCGTCAACGTGCTGGCTGACATGACGGGGCCTGGGACCATTGGGCTGTACGGCGACCCCCACAACTTCTTCGTGGCTTCGGCCGTCATCAGCCTGGCCTTCATCCTGCTGCACGTGTTCTGGGGCATCCTCTTCTTCAATGCCCTCCACCGCCGGGCCTACCTACAGCTGGCCTATGTCATCCTGTGTCACCTCTTGGCCTCCTGCATT acCCTCCTGAACCCCTGGTACTCCGTGACCATCCCGACGGTGTGGATCCTGACGGTGTTGTCCGGGCTGCTGGCCTTCATCGTGGCCGGGGGTTCCCACCGGACCATCCGTGCCGCCCTCAGGAggtccaccgccaccaccgcctccacccggGTCCTGCAAGTCAGCGTGAACGAGGGAGCCGAGAACTCCTCTAACGCAG CACTTCTCTCTGCTGTGTGTTCATGA
- the LOC126987012 gene encoding gamma-secretase subunit Aph-1-like isoform X2, which yields MTVAQFFGCGLIAFGPPLAMFALTIAKDPIRTIMLVASAFFWLLALLFSSILYTAVVQLQDKLAFGLVFSVLFQELFRFLWFLLIQKAEGGLKKVSDGNVQIVENKNILAYVSGLGFGIISGAFSLVNVLADMTGPGTIGLYGDPHNFFVASAVISLAFILLHVFWGILFFNALHRRAYLQLAYVILCHLLASCITLLNPWYSVTIPTVWILTVLSGLLAFIVAGGSHRTIRAALRRSTATTASTRVLQVSVNEGAENSSNADTAL from the exons ATGACGGTGGCACAGTTCTTCGGCTGCGGCCTCATCGCCTTCGGGCCGCCCCTCGCCATGTTCGCCCTGACCATCGCCAAAGACCCCATCAGGACCATTATGCTTGTGGCCAG tgcATTCTTCTGGCTGCTGGCGCTGCTGTTCTCCTCCATCCTGTACACGGCCGTCGTGCAGCTGCAGGACAAACTCGCCTTTGGACTGGTCTTCTCAGTCCTGTTCCAGGAGCTGTTCAG GTTCCTCTGGTTCTTGCTCAtccagaaggctgagggtggactgAAGAAGGTCAGCGATGGGAACGTTCAGATTGTGGAGAACAAGAACATTCTAGCATACG TGTCTGGCCTGGGGTTCGGCATCATCTCTGGCGCCTTCTCCCTCGTCAACGTGCTGGCTGACATGACGGGGCCTGGGACCATTGGGCTGTACGGCGACCCCCACAACTTCTTCGTGGCTTCGGCCGTCATCAGCCTGGCCTTCATCCTGCTGCACGTGTTCTGGGGCATCCTCTTCTTCAATGCCCTCCACCGCCGGGCCTACCTACAGCTGGCCTATGTCATCCTGTGTCACCTCTTGGCCTCCTGCATT acCCTCCTGAACCCCTGGTACTCCGTGACCATCCCGACGGTGTGGATCCTGACGGTGTTGTCCGGGCTGCTGGCCTTCATCGTGGCCGGGGGTTCCCACCGGACCATCCGTGCCGCCCTCAGGAggtccaccgccaccaccgcctccacccggGTCCTGCAAGTCAGCGTGAACGAGGGAGCCGAGAACTCCTCTAACGCAG